Within the Gorilla gorilla gorilla isolate KB3781 chromosome 15, NHGRI_mGorGor1-v2.1_pri, whole genome shotgun sequence genome, the region gtgggatgTTATTGAAGGTAGTTCTCCCCTTTGGTAGGTGTTTTGCTATTATAGACAGTGCTGCCTTGAACTTCGTAGAACAGAACATCTTTGTGGCCACCTGCGTGTTTTTTTTATAGAATCCAGgaaatggaattactgggtcaaaaagcacatgtatttgaaattttgttAGATATATTTGTAAAAAGTTATTGAAGATACTCAGCCCTATGCCTAGGTACATGCCCCTGGAGAAagtcacacatgtacacacatacattgtGAAGATTCAGAGCAGAACTTAGGAACAGAAGGTTGGAAACCACCTGTCCATCAATAGGAGACTGGTGTACTCATACTGCAGAGAAAATGAACCCGTGAGACCTACGCATGTTAATGTGGATAAAATTCACGAAGCAAAATGAAGTAAAGAAACCCAGAAAAGCCCTTTCAAGTTGCAGGAGATGttatcatttatataaagtttaaaaacatttcagaactgaactatgtatttttagaaatatctgcatatgccacataaatttttaaaaagcataagaaTGCTAAACAGCACATTCAGGACAGGGTGAGGAAACAGGCATGCAGGTTGTGCAGTAGGAAGCTGGGTAACATTGTTCCTTATGGCTTTGTTGTGGCTTCCAGAATttcattaaaaactttttaaaaaacatgggcCCACATTATGAATTACGTCTGCTTTTAGAGTACTAAAAACTCCAAGCAAAAACACATGGGTaacgccgggcacggtggttcatgcctgtaatctcagcactttgggaggctgaggcggacagatcatgaggtcaggagtttgagaccaccctgaccaacatggtgaaaccccgtctctactaaaaatacaaaaattagccaggcgtggtggcaagcgcctgtaatccgggctactcaggaggctgaggcaggagaattgcttgaacctgggaggcagaggttgcactgagctgagatagcgccactgcattccagcctggatgacacagcgagacttcatcttaaaaaaaaaaaaaattaactggtcatggtggcacacacctgtgatcccagctattcagtaggctgaggcaggagaatcgtttgaacctgggaagtggaggttgcggtggcactccagcctgggcgacagaacgagactccatctcaaaaaaacaaacaaaaaaccagccgggtgtggtgaggcaggtggatcgccagaggtcaggatttcgagaccagcctgaatggtgaaaccctgtctctactaaaaatacaaaaattagctggggcgtggtggtatgcgcctgtaatcccagatacttgggagactgaggcaggaaaatcgcttgaactcgggaggccgaggttgcagtgagccaagatagtgtcgctccactccagcctgggcgacagagcaagggtccgtcccaaaagaaaaagaaaaacctctcaTGGGTAAAACTGTTAAGAAGGCTCTTATCTCTTAACTGGTCATGAAATCAACTTAGTGGATTATgactagtattttttaaaaagtgatgtagaatagggctgggcgtggtgtctcacactggaaatcccagcacttcgggaggccaaggcaggtggatcaatcacttgacgtcaggagtttgagaccagcctggccaacatggtgaaacccgtctctaccaaaaaatacaaaaattagctgggtgtggtggcagctactcgggaggctgagatgagagaatcgctgaaactgagaggcagaggttacagtgaactgagatcgcgccactgcactctagcctgggtgacagagtgagaccctaatctcggaaaaaaaaaaaaaatgatgtagaATAGATACAATCAGCGAGCATTTATATAGGGATGGTAAGTAGTTCCATcaacttcttattttatttatgtatgcagatatttatatacatgtgtacTAGGTCATAATGTAAAATGTATCATTGtggtctctgtttttgtttttgtttttttcagatggagtctcactctgttgcccaggctggagtgcagtggtgctatctcagcttactgcaacctcctcccgggttcaagcgattctcatgcctcagcctcctgagtagctgggactacaggagtgcatcaccacgcccagctcatttttgtatttttagtagagatggggtttcaccatgttggccaggttggtctcgaactcctgacctcaagtaatcggcctgccttggcctcccaaagtgctgggattacaggtgtgagccaccaagcccagcttatATCACTGTGGTCTCTGCTCAGAAAGGTCTGGAAAATACCACCTTAGTACAAACACATTACATCAATTTTTATATGTAAGATGTAATTTAGAAAAAATGTCAATAATGGGTttatgacaagagtgaaattgcAGACATGTTCATAAGCACaatgcttcttttctctttcttgtctttctgtaCGCAAGCAACTAGAAGCCATTTGTGTCAAGGTAACGTCTGGAGAAACAAAAGGTCAGGAAAGGCCAATGCCCCTACCGACCACAATCCAGCCCCAAACTGCAAGAAAGAGCCAGCCGCCCCGGGGGAATTCCTGCCTGGTAGGGCTCCACATCGCCAGCCCTCAGCTGCTCAGGGTACAGCCGCTTGTGAGAACTGAGCCACAGTCCTGCTTCCTAAGTGACTTACGCCAACCTCCTGCTCAGGGGTTTGTACAGAGACCACTGCCAGCCCTCCAGGTGGTCCCTGCAAAGAGAGTCCCAGCCCCCAAGGCTCCAAATGAACAGGGCTCCATGTTGACCCCTTTGTCTGCCTCTGACCCGCTGGCAGTAACATCTCTTTCATCCGGTTCAGCACATCCATGTATTTCCAACTTGCATACAAGACATACTGAGAAACTAAAAAAATCGTTAAAAGTAAAGACACGTTCTGGACGGGTATCTCGACCTCCCAAATATAAAGCTAAAGATTATAAGTTCATAAAAACAGAGGATTTGGCAGATGGTCATCTGTCAGATTCTGATGATTATTCAGAACTCTGTGTGGAAGAAGATGAAGATCAGAGGGAGAGGCAAGCACTCTTTGACTTATCGAGCTGCTCCCTGAGGCCCAAAAGCTTTAAGTGTCAGACTTGTGAAAAGTCATATATAGGGAAGGGGGGACTGGCCCGACATTTTAAACTTAACCCAGGCCATGGCCAGCTGGACCCCGAGATGGTGCTGTCTGAGAAAGCCAATGGAAGCACCCTCCGGGGGTGCACGGAGGAAAGGACGCTCAGCCTGACCTCCCTGGGGCTGTCCACGCCAGCGGCTCCATGTGAGGGAGGGGCCCGCTCCTGCTTGGTGACAGAGTCAGCACGCGGTGGCCTGCAGGTAATGTTTCTGTCTGGGTATGTGTCTTTTTATTTGGCTGTTCTtggattgctataaagaaatacctgagaccaggtattttataaagaaaagaggtttagttggctcacggttccacaggctgtacaggaagcatggtgctggcatctgcttagcttctggggaggcctcgggaaacagTCACGGTGAAGGCAGGGTGGGAGCAGGCGCCTCATATGGCCACAGCAGGAacaaggggcagggggaggtaccacacactcatttattttttttgagatggatccttgctctgtcatccaggctggagcacagtggcctgatcttggctcactgcaacctccgcctccccagttcaagtgattctcctgcctcagcctcccaagtagctgggattacaggcgtccaccaccacgcttggctaatttttgtatttttggtagagacagggtttcaccatgttggccaggctggtcttgaactcctgacctcaggtgatccgcctgcctcagcctcccaaaatgctgagagtacaggtgtgagccaccacgcctggccaccacacacttttaaacaaccagatatcatgagaactcactcactgtcatgctAAACCAgccatgagggttctgcccccatgatccagcagtcacctcccaccaggtcccacctctaaCTTTGGAGATTacacttcaacatgagatttggtggggacacagattcaaaccaaaTCAGTCCCAGTTCCTGCCCCTGCCTGCTCATCATCCTTACATTGACCTTTATGGCGTCTGATCTGATGGGGATTCAGGCGAAGGCTGTAGTGGGACCAGAATCATTCTAGTGGAGGATCTGAGACCCCCACGTTGTCTGCACTGCTGCCAAACAGGCCAGGAGATGTGTGTCTTCTGTGTGCCAGGATGATTTCGTGAGCACATCTGATGGGAATGCATCCGTCAGCTCTAGGTTTGGTCAGTAAAACCAATGGCAGTGTGCTCTTGGCTGATGTTGCCATTACAGAGGGTGTTGTTGAGAAAAGGAGTCCCCGGGGGTGCTTCTGGAGTGTCAACAGCCCCTGGCTGCTTAGCGTGTCCTCTCCCCCTTCTGCTGCTTCTGCAACTCCTGATAAAGTAGGTGTGAGTCGCTATGAATTTGCATTATCacatcaaaaaatttttttctaaaagattttattgagacagttgcagtggctcacacctgtaatcccagcactttgggaggccgaggcgggcggatcacctgaggtgacgagttcgagaccagcctggccaacatggtgaaaccccatctctattaaaaatacaaaataagctgggtatggtagcacatgcctgtaatcccaactacttgagaggctgaggcaggagatttgcttgaacttgtgaggcggaggttgcagtgagccgagatcgtgccattgcactccagcctgggcaacaagagtgaaactccatctcaaaaaaaaaaataaataaaaaaaaatatatatatatatatatgtatacacacacacacacgtagtaAAAAACACATAGCATgacatttaccatcttaaccgtATTTAAGTGTGTGGTTCAGGGGTGTTaaatacattcacagtgttgcgCAACCATCACCCCCACACATCTccagaattcttttcatcttctAAAACTAAAACTCCGAGCTTCACGTTGGGCtaagtgaaaaagaaacagaaaactaaaagtcTGTCCCTGTAAACACCAACTCTCCATTCCCTTTTCCCCCAACCCTGGCGGCCACTATCCGACTTTCTGTCTTCTATGATCTTGACTACTCTAATTTCCTTATAGAAGTGGAGTCACAGGGTATTTGTCTTtgtgtggctggcttatttcactttgcacgATATCGAAGGTTTATGTTGCAGCGAGTGTCAGAATGTCCTCCCTCTGTGAGACTGAGTAGTATCTCACCGTGTGTACGTACCACATGTTGCTTATTCAACTGTCAATGGACACGTGGGTTGCTTTCAccttctggctattgtgaatgatgctgctatgaacacagaTGTTCAATTAcatctttgagaccctgctttctatttttttttttttttttgaaatggagtcttgctctgtcgccaggctggagtgcagtggcgcgatctcagttcaccgcaacctctacctcccgggttcaagtcgttctcctacctcagcctcccgagtagctgggactacaggcacgagccaccacacccagctaagtttttgtatttttagtagagacagggtttcaccatgttagccaggatggtctcgatctcttgaccttgtgatccaccaccttggccgcccaaagtgctgggattacaggcgtgagccaccacgcccggcccaatttctttgggtatatatccagaagtggaattgctagattttAAGTGgaattatcttctttattttcttttcaaattgttcattgttagtgtttAGAAATGCAGCTGATTttgtgtatttactttttttttttttttcagtctgactctgttgcccaggctggagtgcagtggtgtgatctcagctcactgcaacctctgccccctcgtttcaagcaattctcctgcttcagcctttttagtagctggaattacaggcgtgtgctaccatgcctggctactttttatacttttagtagagacggggtttcaccatattggccaggctggtgtccaatttctggcctcaagtgatctgcccacctcagcctcccaaaatgctgggattataggcatgagccactgcgcctggcctcatttattaattctaatatttgtgtgtgtgtgtgtgtatgtgtatgtgtgtgtctaatCTTTAGgcatttctacatataagatcatatctgcaaatagagataattttacttctttctttccatttttttttttttttttgagacgaagttttgctctgtcacccaggctggagtgtaatggcgtaatatcagctcactgcaacctccatctcctgggttcaggcgattctcctgcctcagcctcccgagtagctgggattacaggtgcccaccatcatgcccagctaattttttgtatttttagtagagacagggttttaccatgttggccaggctggtcttgaactcctgacctcaggtgatctgcccgcctcggcctcccaaagtgctaggattacaggcatgagccattgtgcccagcctcagaTTTTCTACTTCTTTGTGATTTAGTTTTGGCAGGTTTTGTGTAtgtaggaatttgtccatttcatttagGTTATTCATGTTGTTCAGTAGTTGTAGTATTTAGTATTCTATtataattctctctttttttaatttttattattattttttgagacggaggtttgctcttgttgcccagtctggagtgcaatggcatgatctcagctcactgcaacttctgcctcctgggttcaagggattctcctgcctcagcctccctagtagctgagattacaggcatctgccaccatgcccagctaattttttgtatttttagtagagacggggttttactatgttggccaggctagtctcaaactcctgacctcaggcaatccacctgcctcagtccccgaaagtgctggcattacaggcgtgagccactgctccccgctctttttttttttttttttttgcgatagagtctcactgtgttgccctggctggagtgcagtggtgcgatttcagctcactgcaacctccacctcctgggttccagtgattcttctgcctcagccttcaggcgtgcaccatcacacctggccaatttttgtaattttagtagagacagggtttcaccgtgttgtctaagctggtctcaaactcctgacctcaggtgatccacccgcctcggcctcccaaagtgctgagactacaggcatgagccaccgggcacgcctggcctttattttatttttctacgttattattcctattttcagAGGAGGGAATTGTCAGGGAATGAGGAAATAGGACATGAGGACAAGGCCAGATCTAGGGTTCTCTTCAAAAGCCATGCAGATgcatggagacagaaagaagactggtggttaccagggcctgtcgggagggaggaaggaggagtgactgctaatgggtacagtttCTTTCTGAGCTGATGAAACTGTgttggaattagatagtggttaTGGTTACACAATTTCGCAAATATTTTGTAtccactgaattatatactttcaaaggatgaattttatggtattttaaaTCTAtccagtaaaataatttaaaagtttaaaaagtcatGGATACATAATGAATTAGGAACAAAATTCAGGTCAGGTTTTAAAATGACAGTCACAtcagagaaatctttttttttttttttttgagacagagtttccctcttgtcacccaggctggagtgcagtggcaccatcttggcgcactgcaacctccgcctcccaggttcaggtgattctcctgcttcaacctcccaagtagccagcactacaggcgtgcgccaccatgcctggctaattttttgtattcttagtagagatggggtttcaccatgctggccaggtcggtctcaaactcctaacctcaaatgatccacccgccttgggctcccaaagtactgggatttcaggtgtgagccacgacgcccagccACTAAAAGGTTTTTATGGGGTATATAAAGCatgattgttttattttgcttttgggtGTGCAACACTGTCTAGAATGGTCAGTCTGTAGACGTTGAAGAGACATTGCCATCTGAACCAGAAAATGGAGCTCTTTTGCGATCAGAGAGATACCAAGGACCTAGAAGACGCGCATGCTCAGAGACCCCTGCAGAGTCCCGCACAGCTGTCCTCCAGCAGAGAAGAGCCGCTCAGCTACCTGGTGGCCCTGCTGCGGCAGGGGAGCAGAGGGCGTCGCCAAGCAAAGCCAGGCTTAAGGAGGTACCTCACTCTTAATCCCTGTGCTTGAAACCCGTGTCTTTAGCATGGATGTGGCAATTCACTATCAATTTCTGAATCACCTAAACAGTTCACCTGAAATGTCATTGCATTAAGTGTGTGATGATGCCAAGGACAGTAATATCTGAACTAATTCATACTCTTACCTGTTTAA harbors:
- the ZNF839 gene encoding zinc finger protein 839 isoform X5, which translates into the protein MADAEPEAGGGSEDGGGGGGPAPPGQSGSVARVAPLGPEQLRQVLEQVTKAQPPPPPPFVLQDAARRLRDAAQQAALQRGRGTEPPRLPRLLPPQQLEAICVKVTSGETKGQERPMPLPTTIQPQTARKSQPPRGNSCLVGLHIASPQLLRVQPLVRTEPQSCFLSDLRQPPAQGFVQRPLPALQVVPAKRVPAPKAPNEQGSMLTPLSASDPLAVTSLSSGSAHPCISNLHTRHTEKLKKSLKVKTRSGRVSRPPKYKAKDYKFIKTEDLADGHLSDSDDYSELCVEEDEDQRERQALFDLSSCSLRPKSFKCQTCEKSYIGKGGLARHFKLNPGHGQLDPEMVLSEKANGSTLRGCTEERTLSLTSLGLSTPAAPCEGGARSCLVTESARGGLQNGQSVDVEETLPSEPENGALLRSERYQGPRRRACSETPAESRTAVLQQRRAAQLPGGPAAAGEQRASPSKARLKEFLQQCDQEDLVELALPQLAQVVTVYEFLLMKVEKDHLAKPFFPAIYKEFEELHKMVKKMCQDYLSSSGLCSQETLEINNDKVAESLGITEFLRKKEIHPDNLGPEHLSRDMDGEQLEGASSEKREREAAEEGLASVKRPRREALSNDTTESLAANSRGREKPRPLHALAAGTIVSQEEDIVIVTDAEGRACGWARQKEFL
- the ZNF839 gene encoding zinc finger protein 839 isoform X6, which produces MADAEPEAGGGSEDGGGGGGPAPPGQSGSVARVAPLGPEQLRQVLEQVTKAQPPPPPPFVLQDAARRLRDAAQQAALQRGRGTEPPRLPRLLPPQQLEAICVKVTSGETKGQERPMPLPTTIQPQTARKSQPPRGNSCLVGLHIASPQLLRVQPLVRTEPQSCFLSDLRQPPAQGFVQRPLPALQVVPAKRVPAPKAPNEQGSMLTPLSASDPLAVTSLSSGSAHPCISNLHTRHTEKLKKSLKVKTRSGRVSRPPKYKAKDYKFIKTEDLADGHLSDSDDYSELCVEEDEDQRERQALFDLSSCSLRPKSFKCQTCEKSYIGKGGLARHFKLNPGHGQLDPEMVLSEKANGSTLRGCTEERTLSLTSLGLSTPAAPCEGGARSCLVTESARGGLQNGQSVDVEETLPSEPENGALLRSERYQGPRRRACSETPAESRTAVLQQRRAAQLPGGPAAAGEQRASPSKARLKEFLQQCDQEDLVELALPQLAQVVTVYEFLLMKVAESLGITEFLRKKEIHPDNLGPEHLSRDMDGEQLEGASSEKREREAAEEGLASVKRPRREALSNDTTESLAANSRGREKPRPLHALAAGTIVSQEEDIVIVTDAEGRACGWARQKEFL